Proteins co-encoded in one Magnetococcales bacterium genomic window:
- a CDS encoding NADH-quinone oxidoreductase subunit M, whose protein sequence is MPVLSVLLLLPLAGAVVVALLPIRYLERVRCIAIAHAWIALLIALSLWQKFDPHAATMQLVERYVWNPRLGTYYSLGIDGFSFPMVVLTTLLSLIALMASKHVENAGKGYYALMLLLESAILGVFMAQDWALFYLFWELTLVPLFFLIDRWGGPNRDSASINFVLYTMGGSVFMLMSLLVLFDTSIGHSFEMTAMATGALDLDTRTQLLIFAGFLIGFGVKIPLVPLHGWLPLAHVEAPSPVSILLSGVLLKMGAYGLIRAATTLPKAMVVLQPYLATAAFVGLLYGGILAWRQQDLKRMIAYSSVSHMGVVVLGISALNQPAILGATMQMVAHGLVAGSLFLLIGLLYERTHTRDVTAYSNLLRVTPRFALFTILALLAAMGLPGTAGFIAELHTLIGGYERWGWFVVLLTMSVLISAAYAFRTIGKLFTGPERQEMSKIQDMNPFEMLAASLLVGAILLTGWFPAFVLDTMSTSVNVFSATFSSRF, encoded by the coding sequence TTGCCGGTGTTGAGCGTCCTGTTACTTCTTCCCCTGGCCGGAGCGGTCGTGGTGGCCCTTCTGCCCATCCGATACCTGGAGCGGGTTCGTTGCATCGCCATCGCCCACGCCTGGATCGCCTTGCTGATCGCCTTGTCGCTGTGGCAAAAGTTCGACCCCCATGCGGCAACCATGCAACTCGTCGAACGCTACGTCTGGAATCCCCGCCTGGGAACCTACTATTCCCTTGGCATCGACGGATTTTCCTTTCCCATGGTGGTCCTGACGACACTGCTGTCCCTGATTGCGCTGATGGCCTCCAAACATGTGGAAAATGCCGGAAAAGGCTATTATGCCCTGATGTTGCTGCTGGAATCGGCCATTCTTGGCGTCTTCATGGCCCAGGACTGGGCCTTGTTCTATCTTTTCTGGGAATTGACCCTCGTTCCCTTGTTTTTCCTGATCGATCGCTGGGGCGGTCCCAACAGGGACAGCGCCTCCATCAATTTTGTTCTCTACACGATGGGCGGATCGGTGTTCATGCTGATGAGCCTTCTGGTTCTCTTCGATACCTCGATCGGCCATTCGTTCGAAATGACCGCGATGGCCACAGGGGCGCTCGATCTGGACACCCGAACGCAATTGCTGATCTTCGCCGGCTTTCTCATCGGCTTCGGAGTCAAGATTCCCCTGGTGCCCCTGCATGGGTGGCTGCCTCTGGCCCATGTCGAAGCCCCAAGCCCGGTGAGCATTCTGTTGTCGGGGGTGCTCCTGAAAATGGGCGCCTATGGGTTGATCCGGGCCGCGACAACCCTGCCCAAGGCCATGGTCGTCCTGCAACCCTACCTGGCGACCGCCGCCTTCGTCGGTCTCCTGTATGGCGGCATACTCGCATGGAGACAACAAGACCTGAAACGGATGATCGCCTACTCCTCCGTGAGCCACATGGGCGTCGTCGTCCTGGGAATCTCCGCCCTCAATCAACCCGCCATCCTCGGGGCAACCATGCAGATGGTCGCCCACGGACTGGTTGCCGGAAGCTTGTTCCTCCTGATCGGCCTTCTTTATGAACGGACCCATACCCGGGACGTCACGGCCTACAGCAACCTGCTCCGGGTAACCCCCCGCTTCGCCCTGTTCACCATTCTGGCCTTGTTGGCGGCAATGGGGTTGCCCGGAACGGCAGGCTTCATCGCTGAATTGCATACCCTCATCGGCGGCTATGAACGTTGGGGATGGTTCGTGGTCCTCCTCACCATGTCGGTTCTGATCAGCGCCGCCTACGCCTTTCGCACCATCGGAAAGCTGTTTACCGGACCAGAACGTCAAGAAATGTCTAAAATTCAGGATATGAATCCATTCGAGATGCTGGCCGCATCCCTGCTGGTCGGCGCCATTCTTCTGACCGGATGGTTTCCGGCATTCGTGCTCGATACGATGTCCACATCGGTCAACGTGTTCAGTGCCACCTTTTCATCCCGATTCTAG